Proteins encoded within one genomic window of Kiritimatiellales bacterium:
- a CDS encoding PTS sugar transporter subunit IIA yields MNLKKILTKECILPDLKADTKNGVIEEIVTALANAGKFTDKDAALEAILAREAKMSTGMQNGIAIPHGRTDAVTQLVAAVGIHRAGVDFTSLDGTPAHIFVITLSPKSRTGPHIQFLAEISKLLCKPELREKLQKAATAEEILSILTA; encoded by the coding sequence ATGAATCTCAAAAAGATTCTTACAAAAGAGTGTATTCTGCCGGACTTGAAAGCCGACACGAAGAACGGTGTAATCGAAGAGATAGTTACCGCGCTGGCAAATGCCGGAAAGTTCACCGACAAGGATGCCGCGCTTGAAGCGATTCTCGCCCGCGAAGCGAAAATGTCTACCGGCATGCAGAACGGCATTGCTATTCCGCACGGAAGAACTGACGCCGTGACACAACTCGTCGCCGCTGTCGGAATTCACCGTGCCGGTGTTGACTTTACCTCGCTGGATGGAACCCCGGCGCATATTTTTGTGATAACACTCTCGCCGAAAAGCCGCACCGGACCACATATCCAGTTTCTTGCCGAAATCAGCAAACTGCTTTGCAAACCGGAATTGCGGGAAAAATTACAGAAAGCAGCGACTGCCGAAGAAATTTTAAGCATTTTAACCGCGTAG
- a CDS encoding secretin N-terminal domain-containing protein, producing MKFRQWALVAAAVFSGTILFSQDFPARQPAPGQGQSQRQGFGGRPDFQNMTPEQQQRFREAMMQRQQQGGGGGAVARDPAAVASQRTVEGGELQTTRPPVLNPASAAVNWENVTLKDCIEVLSRDLGMEFVISPSVNVSQEVSVRAGDVTAWNNEDKLELFDAILETAGVQRVQRGRVWVFSPSDIRPVVESFTDEKHADGKPVIGVIKLKYIDASQAEQFLNTVGGRPPRVFAMRGSRMVLVLGTQQFLTQMEALVKLIDFPPGMMKPYALQLASSDDLVRELTSIFTGRTGGDGTPVRFTSVPRLNVIVAHNVPEGLAEDVERWIHLLDQMDDTNERSTRVYRLQVIDADVIGKTLDSLYSTLYRQTQAQRRAQQSSAAAVSRQQQSAAQTQQQRTQTAGGQTQSAGNQNQTAQRSTSATSASPEMDEEAVILADKDTNTLIINATPDQHRDIERTIRELDRPRRQVLIETVLVEVTLDKGMSLGIEWAVSQGLAVSGDVGYGRDWNLPSSSAGPNPDGFSYLLQSSSDKLAFIQAAETDDRLHVLASPTVLTRDGMQAEVSFGKEVPIQEKSISGNNSARDNYSYTYKDAKMTLTVTPVIDDNKMVTLNLVQVLRQIPPDYKITVDSNSQVAPPIFTTREISSNLQVENGQTLVLGGLIQSEDQNIRTGIPFLCRIPLIGRLFGRTSTVKKGSEILMILTPYVVDSRAETDFLTDSFRAKIIGGNSGDELRRLYNLEVPDAKSKKAEKKKPAPEAAAAEGE from the coding sequence ATGAAATTTCGGCAATGGGCGCTGGTGGCGGCGGCGGTATTTTCCGGCACGATTTTGTTTTCTCAGGATTTTCCGGCGCGTCAGCCGGCACCGGGACAGGGACAAAGTCAAAGACAGGGTTTCGGCGGACGGCCGGATTTTCAGAATATGACGCCGGAACAGCAGCAGCGTTTTCGTGAAGCAATGATGCAGCGGCAGCAGCAGGGCGGCGGCGGCGGTGCGGTTGCACGCGATCCGGCGGCGGTGGCAAGTCAGCGTACAGTGGAAGGCGGCGAACTGCAAACAACGCGTCCGCCGGTACTGAATCCGGCGAGTGCGGCGGTGAACTGGGAAAACGTGACGTTGAAGGATTGTATTGAAGTGCTCAGCCGCGACCTCGGCATGGAGTTTGTGATTTCGCCATCGGTGAATGTATCGCAGGAAGTGAGCGTGCGCGCCGGCGATGTGACGGCGTGGAATAACGAAGATAAACTCGAACTGTTTGACGCCATTCTGGAAACCGCCGGAGTGCAGCGCGTACAGCGCGGCCGCGTCTGGGTTTTTTCGCCGTCGGATATTCGTCCGGTGGTCGAATCGTTCACCGATGAAAAGCACGCGGACGGCAAGCCGGTGATCGGTGTGATTAAATTGAAATATATTGACGCGTCGCAGGCGGAGCAGTTTTTGAATACGGTCGGCGGACGTCCGCCGCGCGTGTTTGCGATGCGCGGTTCACGCATGGTGCTGGTGCTCGGCACGCAGCAGTTTTTAACACAGATGGAAGCGCTGGTGAAGCTGATTGATTTTCCGCCGGGCATGATGAAACCGTACGCGCTGCAGTTAGCTTCGTCGGATGATCTCGTGCGCGAACTGACGTCGATATTCACCGGCCGCACCGGCGGCGACGGCACGCCGGTGCGGTTTACATCCGTGCCGCGTTTGAATGTGATTGTTGCGCATAATGTGCCGGAAGGCTTAGCGGAAGATGTTGAGCGCTGGATTCATTTGCTCGATCAGATGGACGATACGAACGAACGCAGCACGCGCGTTTACCGTTTGCAGGTGATCGACGCCGACGTAATCGGTAAAACGCTGGATTCACTGTATTCGACGCTGTACCGGCAGACACAGGCGCAGCGCCGCGCGCAGCAGAGCAGCGCGGCGGCGGTGAGCCGCCAGCAGCAGTCTGCGGCACAAACACAACAGCAGCGCACGCAAACTGCCGGCGGCCAAACACAGAGCGCCGGAAATCAAAATCAGACGGCGCAGCGTTCAACAAGCGCAACGTCGGCGTCGCCGGAAATGGATGAAGAAGCGGTGATTCTCGCCGATAAAGATACGAACACGCTGATCATTAATGCCACGCCGGATCAGCATCGTGATATCGAACGCACGATTCGCGAACTCGACCGCCCGCGCCGGCAGGTGCTGATTGAAACGGTGCTCGTTGAAGTGACGCTCGACAAAGGTATGAGTCTCGGAATCGAGTGGGCGGTTTCGCAGGGACTCGCGGTGAGCGGAGATGTTGGTTATGGGCGTGATTGGAATCTTCCTTCAAGTTCAGCCGGACCTAACCCGGACGGATTTTCATACTTGCTGCAATCGAGTTCCGACAAACTGGCGTTTATTCAAGCGGCGGAAACGGACGACCGTTTGCACGTGCTCGCGTCGCCGACGGTACTGACGCGCGACGGAATGCAGGCGGAAGTTTCGTTTGGTAAAGAAGTGCCGATTCAGGAAAAGAGCATTTCCGGCAACAACAGTGCGCGCGACAATTATTCGTATACCTATAAAGACGCGAAGATGACGCTGACGGTGACGCCGGTGATTGACGACAATAAAATGGTGACGCTGAATCTGGTTCAGGTGCTGCGCCAGATTCCGCCGGATTATAAAATCACGGTGGACTCCAACAGTCAGGTTGCGCCGCCGATTTTCACGACGCGCGAAATTTCGTCGAACCTCCAGGTTGAAAACGGACAGACGCTCGTGCTCGGCGGTTTGATTCAAAGTGAAGATCAGAACATCCGCACCGGCATTCCGTTCCTGTGCCGCATTCCGCTCATCGGCCGGCTGTTCGGCCGCACATCGACG
- a CDS encoding GspE/PulE family protein, whose protein sequence is MQNSQLAGMLQQTELFSPEQIQAVLGVMAEANNGLTETAVEKTGIREELFLERLAQVMNLPFIRLAAAEINPALLAKLPPKAVFLYNIVPVDFEDSILRIATSNPLQPGLLDAVRLVTGERIRLALSPAADITSAAKRLYGVGAETLDRMMQDDNRIDLDEEGLFKQDLSELDQEASVVKFVNQIIWEAHQSRATDIHIEPMETDLRIRYRIDGVLHQTPLPPALKRFQSAIISRIKVMSNMDIAEKRLPQDGRISLRIQSEDIDVRVSTIPTVYGESVSLRLLLRGSRVITMEQLGLDPGDETVLKKMITRPHGILLCTGPTGSGKSTSLYAWLHTINSIDKRIMSAEDPIEYEMAGVNQVQMRPEIGLTFASTLRTFLRQDPDVIMVGEIRDGETADIAIRAALTGHLVFSTLHTNDSASSINRLIDMGIEPFLISSSVEGIIAQRLVRRLCPNCRVPVDVDELKKEILHCEGFPVEKLVDHKIYEPAGCDECRGSGFKGRTGIYEILVITDHIRPLIIDRAPASEIMKAARAHGLRTLREDGWNKVLNGVTTVEEILRVTEENEA, encoded by the coding sequence ATGCAAAACAGCCAGCTCGCCGGAATGCTTCAGCAAACAGAACTTTTTTCACCGGAGCAGATACAGGCTGTTCTTGGTGTAATGGCTGAAGCCAATAACGGGCTGACGGAAACCGCCGTTGAAAAAACCGGCATACGCGAAGAGCTGTTTCTTGAAAGGCTGGCGCAGGTTATGAATCTGCCGTTCATCCGCCTGGCGGCGGCGGAAATTAATCCGGCACTGCTTGCCAAACTGCCGCCCAAAGCCGTCTTCCTCTACAATATCGTTCCAGTGGATTTCGAGGATAGTATTCTGCGCATCGCCACGTCTAATCCGCTGCAGCCCGGACTGCTGGATGCCGTCCGCCTTGTCACCGGTGAGCGCATACGGCTGGCACTCAGCCCTGCCGCTGATATCACCAGTGCCGCCAAACGCCTGTATGGCGTCGGTGCCGAAACGCTCGATCGCATGATGCAGGATGATAACCGCATTGACCTTGACGAAGAGGGACTTTTCAAACAGGACCTGAGCGAGCTCGATCAGGAAGCTTCCGTCGTAAAATTTGTAAACCAGATTATCTGGGAAGCGCACCAAAGCCGTGCTACCGATATTCATATTGAACCGATGGAAACCGATCTGCGCATCCGTTACCGCATCGACGGTGTACTGCATCAAACCCCGCTGCCGCCGGCGTTGAAGCGTTTTCAGTCCGCTATTATTTCGCGTATCAAAGTTATGTCGAACATGGATATCGCCGAAAAACGTCTGCCGCAGGACGGACGCATCAGCTTGCGTATTCAGAGCGAAGATATTGACGTGCGTGTTTCCACTATACCCACCGTGTACGGTGAAAGTGTCAGCTTACGTTTATTGCTGCGCGGCAGCCGCGTAATCACCATGGAGCAGCTCGGCCTCGATCCGGGCGACGAAACGGTGCTGAAAAAAATGATCACTCGCCCGCACGGCATTCTGCTATGTACGGGTCCAACCGGCTCCGGCAAATCAACTTCGCTGTATGCGTGGCTGCACACAATTAACTCCATCGATAAACGTATCATGTCCGCTGAAGATCCAATTGAATACGAAATGGCCGGCGTGAATCAGGTTCAGATGCGCCCCGAAATCGGACTCACGTTTGCCAGTACACTGCGCACATTTTTGCGGCAGGACCCCGACGTCATTATGGTCGGCGAAATTCGCGACGGTGAAACGGCGGACATTGCCATTCGTGCCGCACTTACCGGACATTTAGTATTCAGTACACTGCATACGAACGACTCCGCCTCCAGCATCAACCGTCTGATTGATATGGGCATCGAGCCGTTTTTGATTTCATCCTCCGTTGAGGGCATCATTGCGCAGCGCCTCGTCCGGCGTCTGTGTCCGAACTGCCGTGTGCCGGTGGACGTTGACGAACTCAAAAAAGAAATTTTGCATTGTGAAGGATTTCCGGTGGAAAAGCTTGTCGATCATAAAATTTATGAACCGGCAGGCTGCGATGAATGCCGCGGCTCCGGTTTTAAAGGCCGTACCGGGATTTACGAAATTCTCGTCATCACCGATCATATCCGCCCGCTCATTATCGATCGCGCGCCCGCCAGTGAAATCATGAAAGCTGCACGCGCTCATGGACTCCGTACCCTGCGCGAAGACGGCTGGAATAAAGTGCTCAACGGCGTTACTACCGTCGAAGAAATCCTTCGCGTTACCGAAGAAAATGAAGCATAA
- a CDS encoding LL-diaminopimelate aminotransferase, translating to MNAQKLFADRIGGENYGKSTAIYKFEKIKRAKAKARKEHPELEILDFGVGEPDRMAPPVIRDTLKIEVDKPSNRGYADNGIPEFKQAAAQYMREFFGVELDPVSEINHSIGTKPALAMLPLAFVNPGDVIFQTVPGYPVMATHTKYLGGNVVDLPLLKENNFLPDLKNIDPALADKCKLFYVNYPNNPTGAVATDEFFDELIAFAKKHNILIVQDAPYSTLVYDSPLKSILQRPGAKECALELHSMSKAYNMTGWRLAFFCGAAWAVDALAMIKDNCDSGQFKAIQLAACAGIADSLIAGDIRRHYERRLRKMVDVLKDAGFNASMPGGTFYLYVEAPRGAGNIEFKNAEEASLFLIENSGISTVPWDETGPYLRFGAVFEAAHTADEDRVLNELSLRLKKADLKF from the coding sequence ATGAACGCACAAAAGCTTTTTGCTGACCGCATCGGCGGGGAAAATTACGGCAAATCCACCGCGATTTACAAATTTGAAAAAATCAAACGCGCCAAAGCCAAAGCACGCAAAGAACACCCTGAACTTGAAATTCTTGATTTCGGCGTCGGCGAACCCGACCGCATGGCACCACCGGTGATTCGCGATACGTTAAAAATTGAAGTCGATAAACCGTCCAACCGCGGGTATGCCGACAACGGCATTCCCGAATTTAAACAGGCTGCCGCGCAATATATGCGCGAATTTTTCGGAGTGGAACTTGATCCGGTAAGCGAAATCAATCACAGCATCGGCACAAAACCGGCGCTCGCCATGCTGCCGCTCGCCTTCGTAAATCCCGGCGATGTGATTTTCCAGACCGTGCCCGGTTATCCGGTGATGGCAACACACACCAAATATCTCGGCGGAAACGTTGTTGATCTGCCGCTGCTCAAAGAAAACAACTTTCTGCCGGATTTAAAAAATATTGATCCGGCACTGGCTGATAAATGCAAACTGTTCTATGTCAACTATCCGAATAATCCCACCGGTGCTGTGGCAACCGATGAGTTTTTCGATGAGCTGATTGCGTTTGCAAAAAAACATAATATTCTGATTGTACAGGATGCACCGTATTCCACGCTTGTTTATGACAGCCCGCTGAAGTCTATTTTACAGCGTCCCGGCGCGAAAGAATGCGCGCTTGAACTGCATTCCATGAGCAAGGCATATAATATGACCGGTTGGCGGCTTGCATTTTTCTGCGGCGCTGCCTGGGCGGTGGATGCGCTGGCGATGATTAAAGATAATTGCGACAGCGGACAGTTTAAAGCTATTCAGCTCGCAGCCTGTGCCGGAATTGCGGATTCATTGATTGCCGGAGACATCCGCCGGCATTATGAGCGCCGGCTGCGTAAAATGGTCGACGTGCTTAAAGACGCCGGCTTTAACGCCTCCATGCCTGGCGGAACGTTTTATCTGTACGTCGAGGCACCGCGGGGCGCCGGCAACATCGAATTCAAAAACGCTGAAGAAGCGTCGCTCTTTCTGATCGAGAACTCCGGGATTTCCACTGTGCCGTGGGACGAAACCGGACCGTATCTCCGCTTCGGTGCTGTTTTTGAAGCTGCGCACACTGCCGACGAAGACCGCGTGCTAAACGAACTGTCGCTCCGTCTCAAAAAAGCGGATCTGAAATTTTAA
- the fabZ gene encoding 3-hydroxyacyl-ACP dehydratase FabZ has protein sequence MSVIEVNEILKILPHRYPMLLVDRIIECDVENRRIIGIKNLTFNEGFFQGHFDGHPVMPGVLQMEAMAQVSGVIMAKLFNDSGKIFYFAAIDNARFRRPVVPGDQLRMEIEVLNAKPRLSKVRAKAYVGDTLVSEADLMFSSAG, from the coding sequence ATGTCAGTGATTGAAGTTAATGAAATTCTCAAAATCCTGCCGCATCGTTATCCAATGCTGTTAGTAGACCGCATTATTGAGTGTGATGTTGAAAACCGCCGGATTATTGGCATTAAAAACCTGACGTTTAACGAGGGATTTTTTCAGGGGCATTTTGACGGGCATCCGGTGATGCCGGGCGTTTTACAGATGGAAGCGATGGCGCAGGTTTCCGGTGTAATCATGGCTAAACTCTTTAACGACTCGGGCAAAATCTTTTATTTTGCTGCAATTGATAACGCGCGTTTCCGGCGGCCGGTGGTTCCCGGCGATCAGTTGCGGATGGAAATAGAGGTGCTGAATGCTAAACCGCGCCTGTCCAAGGTCCGTGCCAAAGCCTATGTCGGCGATACTTTAGTTTCAGAAGCCGATCTGATGTTCAGCTCTGCAGGATAA
- the lpxA gene encoding acyl-ACP--UDP-N-acetylglucosamine O-acyltransferase — protein MSQIHPTAVVDSKAVIGEGVKIGPYCVVGPNANIGAGAELISHAVVDGYTTVGSECVIHPFARVGGKTQDLKYKGGAPGVIVGDKTVIRECVTINAGTHDGEMTHIGSNCLIMAYAHVAHACSVGNHVIIANGAQLAGDVTVEDFVTIEGLVGIVQFRRIGKMAFIGAMSKLIKDIPPFMIADGQDGGVRGFNKIGMERRGVSEEARAGIKEAYRILYRQNDPLPVALERMEKELPQLPEMQYLIQFIRSSKIGIAR, from the coding sequence ATGAGTCAGATCCATCCAACCGCCGTTGTCGATTCAAAAGCAGTGATTGGCGAAGGTGTAAAAATCGGACCGTATTGTGTGGTCGGGCCGAATGCAAATATCGGCGCCGGTGCGGAGCTGATTTCGCACGCAGTGGTTGACGGCTATACAACGGTTGGCAGCGAATGTGTTATTCATCCGTTCGCGCGCGTCGGCGGGAAAACGCAGGACTTAAAATATAAAGGCGGTGCGCCGGGCGTGATTGTCGGTGATAAAACTGTGATCCGTGAATGCGTCACAATTAACGCCGGAACGCATGACGGTGAAATGACGCACATCGGCTCCAACTGTCTGATCATGGCCTACGCGCACGTTGCGCATGCGTGCAGCGTCGGCAATCATGTGATCATCGCCAACGGTGCTCAACTTGCCGGCGATGTAACGGTTGAAGATTTTGTAACCATTGAGGGGCTTGTCGGCATCGTTCAATTCCGGCGCATTGGGAAAATGGCATTTATCGGTGCCATGTCGAAACTCATCAAAGATATTCCGCCGTTTATGATTGCTGATGGACAGGACGGGGGTGTGCGCGGTTTTAACAAAATCGGCATGGAACGCCGTGGCGTTTCCGAGGAAGCGCGCGCGGGCATCAAAGAAGCCTACCGCATTCTCTACCGGCAGAACGATCCGCTGCCGGTTGCGTTGGAACGCATGGAGAAAGAACTGCCGCAACTGCCGGAGATGCAATATTTAATTCAGTTTATCCGTTCGTCTAAAATAGGAATTGCGCGATAA
- a CDS encoding cation:proton antiporter, with product MDTAPYVAETLNTVIQTAQHTVEARSYTEIMTLLVLQLALIIIAARFGNFLFQRFLKMPGVLGELAAGMLIGPYAFGSKIILPQLGPMFVAGSGGLPVSTELYAIATIASIVLLFLSGLETDLKTFLRYSVTGSIVGIGGLLVAFVFGDLCAVWFGLAPSFMHPTALFLGTISTATSVGITARILAEKRKMSSPEGVTILAGAVIDDVLGIVTLAIVVGMSKVAQAGGTMDWLGIGIIAGKALGFWIVCTAVGLVAAPKLTGTLKKLGSPEIIVSISLGIALMLAGLSEMAGLAMIIGAYITGLSLSRTDVVQELQNRLQGIYDMLVPVFFCVMGMLVNFSAMRSALVFGLIYSFVAIAAKVVGCGLPAYFTQFNLRGSLRIGLGMLPRGEVALIVAGIGLSSQAIGQDIFGVAILMTIITTMVAPPLLVRSFNGKPGLKDSIKISKSDDEEAAFTLDFPSEDIAEFMMQRLVRAFQREEFFVNHLHLEGETWQVRKDNLVFTLTRTGSVINASVPSDQQHIARLMILEELLSLSDLFEASKNMKSLDVMGTELVGNLF from the coding sequence ATGGATACAGCTCCGTACGTTGCCGAAACTCTCAACACTGTTATTCAGACAGCACAGCACACAGTGGAGGCTCGTTCATACACCGAAATTATGACGCTGCTGGTTTTGCAGCTCGCTTTGATTATTATTGCAGCGCGGTTCGGTAACTTTCTTTTTCAGCGTTTTCTAAAAATGCCGGGGGTACTGGGAGAACTCGCCGCCGGTATGCTGATCGGCCCGTATGCGTTCGGTTCAAAAATTATTCTGCCGCAGCTTGGCCCCATGTTTGTTGCCGGTTCCGGCGGACTGCCGGTATCCACCGAACTGTACGCCATCGCAACCATCGCCTCGATTGTACTGCTCTTTTTGTCCGGACTTGAGACCGATCTAAAAACGTTTCTGCGGTATTCCGTCACCGGTTCAATTGTCGGCATCGGCGGACTGCTGGTTGCATTCGTTTTCGGTGATCTGTGCGCAGTGTGGTTCGGCCTGGCTCCGTCGTTCATGCACCCCACCGCCCTCTTCCTCGGAACAATTTCCACTGCGACATCCGTCGGCATCACGGCGCGCATTCTGGCGGAAAAACGGAAAATGTCATCGCCGGAGGGTGTAACCATTCTGGCCGGTGCGGTGATCGACGACGTGCTCGGCATTGTGACATTAGCCATTGTTGTCGGTATGAGCAAAGTCGCTCAAGCCGGCGGAACCATGGACTGGCTCGGAATTGGAATTATTGCCGGCAAAGCACTCGGTTTCTGGATTGTCTGTACCGCAGTCGGACTTGTCGCCGCACCGAAACTGACCGGCACATTGAAAAAACTCGGCTCACCGGAAATCATTGTTTCCATCTCACTCGGGATTGCCCTGATGCTTGCCGGACTCTCTGAAATGGCAGGACTCGCCATGATTATCGGCGCGTACATTACCGGACTTTCACTGTCGCGTACTGATGTGGTTCAGGAACTGCAAAACAGGCTGCAGGGTATATACGATATGCTCGTACCGGTTTTTTTCTGCGTGATGGGCATGCTTGTTAATTTTTCAGCCATGCGCAGCGCGCTGGTATTTGGATTAATTTATTCATTCGTTGCTATCGCGGCAAAAGTGGTGGGTTGCGGATTGCCGGCCTATTTTACCCAGTTTAATTTGCGCGGCTCACTGCGCATCGGACTCGGTATGCTGCCGCGCGGCGAAGTTGCGCTGATCGTCGCCGGAATCGGACTTTCCTCGCAGGCGATCGGACAGGATATTTTCGGCGTCGCTATTTTAATGACGATCATCACAACCATGGTTGCGCCGCCCCTGCTCGTCCGTTCATTCAACGGCAAACCCGGGTTGAAAGATTCCATCAAGATATCTAAAAGTGATGATGAAGAAGCGGCATTCACTCTTGATTTTCCGTCGGAAGATATTGCGGAATTTATGATGCAGCGTCTCGTACGCGCTTTTCAGCGTGAAGAGTTTTTCGTCAACCACCTGCATCTGGAAGGTGAAACATGGCAGGTGCGCAAGGATAATCTGGTATTCACCTTGACGCGCACCGGCAGCGTCATTAATGCCAGTGTTCCGTCCGACCAGCAGCACATCGCACGACTCATGATCCTCGAAGAACTGCTTTCACTCTCCGACCTGTTTGAAGCGTCGAAAAATATGAAAAGCCTCGACGTCATGGGTACCGAACTCGTCGGCAATCTGTTTTAA
- a CDS encoding PhoH family protein, translated as MQWIKNFIRGRNISNQLMIVDKAQNLTPLEVKTVITRVGQDTKIVMTGDLFQIDNPYDDSLSSSLSAVIEKFKEKFIAAHILLTEGVRSDERKKLQSAFKLCAGSL; from the coding sequence GTGCAATGGATCAAAAATTTTATTCGCGGGCGCAACATTTCAAATCAGCTTATGATTGTGGATAAAGCACAAAATCTGACCCCGCTGGAGGTGAAGACGGTAATTACACGCGTCGGACAGGATACAAAAATTGTGATGACCGGCGATCTGTTCCAGATTGATAATCCGTATGACGATAGTCTATCAAGCAGTTTGAGTGCCGTGATTGAAAAATTTAAGGAGAAATTTATCGCAGCGCATATCCTGCTGACAGAAGGCGTGCGGTCAGACGAGCGGAAAAAGCTGCAATCTGCTTTTAAACTGTGCGCCGGTTCTTTATAA
- a CDS encoding HU family DNA-binding protein, protein MAVTKRDLVVHIAEETGLIQQDVTVVIQKALDYIVDALADGQTIEFRNFGVFEISTRKSRIGRNPNKPENTVIIPERRVVKFKPGKIMKQRVTGI, encoded by the coding sequence ATGGCTGTAACAAAAAGAGATTTGGTGGTTCACATCGCAGAAGAAACCGGACTGATTCAGCAGGATGTAACTGTTGTGATTCAGAAAGCACTGGATTATATCGTCGATGCGCTCGCTGACGGCCAAACGATTGAATTCCGCAATTTCGGTGTGTTTGAAATCAGCACACGCAAATCACGCATCGGCCGCAATCCGAATAAACCGGAAAATACGGTCATCATTCCTGAACGCCGTGTGGTGAAATTCAAGCCCGGCAAAATTATGAAACAACGCGTTACCGGCATATAA